From Carya illinoinensis cultivar Pawnee chromosome 5, C.illinoinensisPawnee_v1, whole genome shotgun sequence, one genomic window encodes:
- the LOC122310542 gene encoding KH domain-containing protein HEN4-like isoform X1, protein MGSTYLSPPVKRSNSTLYASTAASMYDPSPANGASKRSKHPPPPLSTPLGHVAFRLLCHSSRIGGVIGKSGNVIKTLQQSTGSKIRIEEAPNESPDRVILVVAPGALTTNITLKNYSGSGEEKVSLNSDGVVEVSKAQEALMKVFERILEVAAESDGSEVGVGVVSCRLLVEATQVGSVIGKGGKVVEKIRKESGCKIRILTDKLPACAAPSDEMIEIEGNVLAVKKALVAVSRCLQDCLPVDKTRMIGSKPVEAVPHETLSDLYLDHLSQRNSGPRSMPYSSMNYASGVHPVSIEVERAPALETKTQLQDVIFKMLCSTDRVGGVIGKGGAIVRAFQNETGANISIGASIAECDERLVTITASENPDSRYSPAQKAVVLVFSRSIEAGIEKGQDSVSTKGSPVTVRLVIPSNQVGCLLGKGGAIISEMRKVTGAGIRIIGGEQVPKCVSENDQVVQISGEFSNVQDALYNVTGRLRDNLFSSTQNNVGARSSSSMLSDTSPYGRLRDPVPIGSHPSVGVSHGLSRHASLTQSTDPSVGVSHSLSRHTTLSQSIDHLGSSHGLDLPPSPRSWASQLAVGVNPRSNTDAGRGFTSLKGGLELGSRSKSAIVTNTTVEIIVPDNVISSVYGDNGSNLARLRQISGAKVIVHDPLSGSSDRIVVISGTPDETQAAQSLLHAFILTGSSR, encoded by the exons ATGGGCAGCACTTATCTCTCTCCACCAGTAAAGCGTTCGAATTCGACACTCTACGCATCCACCGCGGCTTCCATGTACGACCCGAGCCCCGCAAATGGGGCCTCCAAGCGTTCCAAGCACCCACCCCCTCCACTCTCCACCCCCCTGGGCCACGTGGCATTCCGCCTCCTCTGCCACTCCTCGCGCATCGGCGGTGTCATCGGAAAGTCTGGCAACGTCATCAAGACTCTCCAGCAGTCCACCGGTTCTAAGATCCGGATCGAGGAGGCCCCAAATGAGTCCCCCGACCGGGTCATTCTCGTCGTTGCCCCTGGAGCCCTCACCACCAACATCACTCTAAAGAACTACAGCGGCTCCGGCGAAGAAAAAGTATCCCTGAATTCAGACGGTGTTGTTGAGGTGTCGAAGGCGCAAGAGGCCCTGATGAAGGTTTTCGAGAGAATACTGGAGGTGGCGGCCGAGAGTGACGGCTCGGAGGTTGGGGTCGGGGTCGTATCGTGCCGGCTTCTGGTGGAGGCGACGCAGGTGGGGTCCGTGATAGGGAAGGGAGGGAAGGTCGTGGAGAAGATCAGGAAAGAGAGTGGCTGCAAGATTAGGATTTTGACCGACAAGTTGCCGGCCTGTGCTGCCCCATCCGACGAGATGATCGAG ATAGAAGGGAATGTTTTGGCTGTAAAGAAAGCGCTTGTTGCTGTGTCCCGCTGTCTTCAAGATTGTCTGCCAGTTGACAAGACAAGGATGATTGGAAGCAAACCTGTAGAAGCAGTTCCCCATGAGACTTTATCTGACCTCTATTTAGATCATCTTTCACAGAGAAATTCAGGGCCACGCAGTATGCCATACAGCTCTATGAATTATGCTTCAGGAGTTCATCCGGTGTCAATAGAGGTCGAAAGGGCTCCTGCTTTGGAAACAAAAACACAGCTGCAGGATGTTATTTTTAAGATGCTTTGTTCCACTGATAGGGTTGGAGGCGTAATTGGAAAAGGGGGTGCCATTGTCAGGGCATTTCAAAATGAGACAGGTGCTAATATAAGTATTGGAGCTTCTATAGCTGAGTGTGATGAACGATTAGTTACCATTACTGCATCAGAG AATCCTGATTCACGATACTCACCAGCACAAAAGGCGGTGGTTCTTGTTTTCTCTAGGTCTATAGAGGCAGGTATTGAGAAGGGGCAAGATTCCGTCTCAACTAAGGGGTCACCTGTTACTGTGCGGCTTGTAATCCCCTCAAACCAAGTTGGTTGTTTGTTGGGAAAAGGAGGTGCAATAATTTCAGAGATGCGGAAGGTTACAGGTGCTGGCATACGAATAATTGGAGGTGAACAGGTGCCAAAGTGTGTGTCAGAGAATGATCAAGTGGTGCAG ATTTCAGGAGAGTTTTCAAATGTGCAAGATGCATTGTATAATGTAACTGGTAGACTGCGTGATAACCTTTTCTCCAGCACCCAGAACAATGTCGGAGCAAGGAGCAGCTCCTCTATGTTGTCTGACACCAGCCCCTATGGAAGACTCAGAGATCCTGTGCCTATTGGAAGTCATCCATCAGTTGGTGTCTCTCATGGTCTCAGTCGACATGCTTCTCTAACTCAAAGTACAGATCCATCAGTAGGTGTTTCCCATAGTCTCAGTCGACATACTACTTTAAGTCAAAGTATAGATCATCTTGGAAGTTCCCATGGTTTAGATCTTCCTCCTTCACCAAGGTCATGGGCATCACAG TTAGCGGTTGGAGTAAATCCAAGAAGCAATACCGATGCTGGCAGAGGATTCACTTCTCTTAAAGGTGGCTTAGAACTTGGCAG CAGAAGCAAATCTGCCATTGTGACAAACACGACTGTAGAGATCATAGTTCCTGATAATGTAATTAGCTCTGTTTATGGGGATAATGGTAGCAATCTGGCTCGTTTGAGACAG ATATCAGGCGCTAAGGTCATAGTGCATGATCCTCTCTCTGGATCAAGTGACAGGATTGTTGTCATATCCGGGACACCTGATGAAACCCAGGCAGCTCAGAGTCTCCTCCATGCATTCATTCTTACTGGATCATCACGATGA
- the LOC122310542 gene encoding KH domain-containing protein HEN4-like isoform X2: protein MGSTYLSPPVKRSNSTLYASTAASMYDPSPANGASKRSKHPPPPLSTPLGHVAFRLLCHSSRIGGVIGKSGNVIKTLQQSTGSKIRIEEAPNESPDRVILVVAPGALTTNITLKNYSGSGEEKVSLNSDGVVEVSKAQEALMKVFERILEVAAESDGSEVGVGVVSCRLLVEATQVGSVIGKGGKVVEKIRKESGCKIRILTDKLPACAAPSDEMIEIEGNVLAVKKALVAVSRCLQDCLPVDKTRMIGSKPVEAVPHETLSDLYLDHLSQRNSGPRSMPYSSMNYASGVHPVSIEVERAPALETKTQLQDVIFKMLCSTDRVGGVIGKGGAIVRAFQNETGANISIGASIAECDERLVTITASENPDSRYSPAQKAVVLVFSRSIEAGIEKGQDSVSTKGSPVTVRLVIPSNQVGCLLGKGGAIISEMRKVTGAGIRIIGGEQVPKCVSENDQVVQISGEFSNVQDALYNVTGRLRDNLFSSTQNNVGARSSSSMLSDTSPYGRLRDPVPIGSHPSVGVSHGLSRHASLTQSTDPSVGVSHSLSRHTTLSQSIDHLGSSHGLDLPPSPRSWASQLAVGVNPRSNTDAGRGFTSLKGGLELGRSKSAIVTNTTVEIIVPDNVISSVYGDNGSNLARLRQISGAKVIVHDPLSGSSDRIVVISGTPDETQAAQSLLHAFILTGSSR from the exons ATGGGCAGCACTTATCTCTCTCCACCAGTAAAGCGTTCGAATTCGACACTCTACGCATCCACCGCGGCTTCCATGTACGACCCGAGCCCCGCAAATGGGGCCTCCAAGCGTTCCAAGCACCCACCCCCTCCACTCTCCACCCCCCTGGGCCACGTGGCATTCCGCCTCCTCTGCCACTCCTCGCGCATCGGCGGTGTCATCGGAAAGTCTGGCAACGTCATCAAGACTCTCCAGCAGTCCACCGGTTCTAAGATCCGGATCGAGGAGGCCCCAAATGAGTCCCCCGACCGGGTCATTCTCGTCGTTGCCCCTGGAGCCCTCACCACCAACATCACTCTAAAGAACTACAGCGGCTCCGGCGAAGAAAAAGTATCCCTGAATTCAGACGGTGTTGTTGAGGTGTCGAAGGCGCAAGAGGCCCTGATGAAGGTTTTCGAGAGAATACTGGAGGTGGCGGCCGAGAGTGACGGCTCGGAGGTTGGGGTCGGGGTCGTATCGTGCCGGCTTCTGGTGGAGGCGACGCAGGTGGGGTCCGTGATAGGGAAGGGAGGGAAGGTCGTGGAGAAGATCAGGAAAGAGAGTGGCTGCAAGATTAGGATTTTGACCGACAAGTTGCCGGCCTGTGCTGCCCCATCCGACGAGATGATCGAG ATAGAAGGGAATGTTTTGGCTGTAAAGAAAGCGCTTGTTGCTGTGTCCCGCTGTCTTCAAGATTGTCTGCCAGTTGACAAGACAAGGATGATTGGAAGCAAACCTGTAGAAGCAGTTCCCCATGAGACTTTATCTGACCTCTATTTAGATCATCTTTCACAGAGAAATTCAGGGCCACGCAGTATGCCATACAGCTCTATGAATTATGCTTCAGGAGTTCATCCGGTGTCAATAGAGGTCGAAAGGGCTCCTGCTTTGGAAACAAAAACACAGCTGCAGGATGTTATTTTTAAGATGCTTTGTTCCACTGATAGGGTTGGAGGCGTAATTGGAAAAGGGGGTGCCATTGTCAGGGCATTTCAAAATGAGACAGGTGCTAATATAAGTATTGGAGCTTCTATAGCTGAGTGTGATGAACGATTAGTTACCATTACTGCATCAGAG AATCCTGATTCACGATACTCACCAGCACAAAAGGCGGTGGTTCTTGTTTTCTCTAGGTCTATAGAGGCAGGTATTGAGAAGGGGCAAGATTCCGTCTCAACTAAGGGGTCACCTGTTACTGTGCGGCTTGTAATCCCCTCAAACCAAGTTGGTTGTTTGTTGGGAAAAGGAGGTGCAATAATTTCAGAGATGCGGAAGGTTACAGGTGCTGGCATACGAATAATTGGAGGTGAACAGGTGCCAAAGTGTGTGTCAGAGAATGATCAAGTGGTGCAG ATTTCAGGAGAGTTTTCAAATGTGCAAGATGCATTGTATAATGTAACTGGTAGACTGCGTGATAACCTTTTCTCCAGCACCCAGAACAATGTCGGAGCAAGGAGCAGCTCCTCTATGTTGTCTGACACCAGCCCCTATGGAAGACTCAGAGATCCTGTGCCTATTGGAAGTCATCCATCAGTTGGTGTCTCTCATGGTCTCAGTCGACATGCTTCTCTAACTCAAAGTACAGATCCATCAGTAGGTGTTTCCCATAGTCTCAGTCGACATACTACTTTAAGTCAAAGTATAGATCATCTTGGAAGTTCCCATGGTTTAGATCTTCCTCCTTCACCAAGGTCATGGGCATCACAG TTAGCGGTTGGAGTAAATCCAAGAAGCAATACCGATGCTGGCAGAGGATTCACTTCTCTTAAAGGTGGCTTAGAACTTGGCAG AAGCAAATCTGCCATTGTGACAAACACGACTGTAGAGATCATAGTTCCTGATAATGTAATTAGCTCTGTTTATGGGGATAATGGTAGCAATCTGGCTCGTTTGAGACAG ATATCAGGCGCTAAGGTCATAGTGCATGATCCTCTCTCTGGATCAAGTGACAGGATTGTTGTCATATCCGGGACACCTGATGAAACCCAGGCAGCTCAGAGTCTCCTCCATGCATTCATTCTTACTGGATCATCACGATGA